From Nostoc sp. KVJ3, the proteins below share one genomic window:
- a CDS encoding DEAD/DEAH box helicase, producing the protein MASDSQIRALLKAWLDYIHVENLSNAKVEADDSEQPNIWDSLVNLVGDKLLIDESLFKKLKQPFKSAKNFEQTKLPSIAVAFPQLYVVELNRRQFRPLFTINVSPIFEGNYRSSGWNLTDYEFQPVIPNLMQWYGLEEEAAESLVTREGLKVFLETTFNRPFKTLQDFMGLIEIPPFPVRSKLLPYLLDFDYATFNYNLKKDFQKISDQNYFQWSRPGHPAYEYLFGQPKAPQHEVLFLGAFPNSQADDYQALALKHSQLNPITAVIGPPGNGKTTLLLHKIAQQVVHRAVELATTGQDKSNLTVVTSTNKFAVNNVEKILANNLTSDRFYLSGGSRDLVDTQVLPNLQAALDWLAKETFNYDEWESAKQQLLAGVQQIESYRKQDEDELKKICVDEQLLDELCLDIQLLDKAIKTSAFESSSPLEFDRDYNKFPLEAYQQIGQYLDSARRSLPSEDYRENKSRNDFWFVKLLQTIKRFWQSITKTSAHHVLKRLHKQIEMPVLATLATPFQFQIPLTTESLIAAQQSVDQLIAEASFWQQQQNGIDSTQQQLSSRKQQLKDLITRRSQIENRLATYPTKDFYSRFYSELHLQQVELFELSWQFQQQEALRRKDEVIASIRTYIALLNGEWDAYRQLSHNWRNIYRDISLLFPVFLCTLHSIRNLLPYPDSGCIDQVIVDEAGQIPPHQVFPVLVRCNRALIVGDPLQLEPVVNLSDQKKDEYRSKSFLEQGLTDVDYDRYSPTATTAYHRAAGGSGQPQDIGQGIILKYHYRCVPVIADFCDRLCNYGMVIKTEPKASRLGTNLIASHVEGKLENNVNWAEVDAVEALIEELLAAGYCLNSPDSDNTIGVISPYRRQVDALTQRLKSRWSDFSPKSIGTVHTFQGGQKSVIIFSTRQYSATDSLWFINRRPNLLNVAVSRARELFILVGNLARISEGGYTRELVEYIKESGEMR; encoded by the coding sequence ATGGCATCAGATTCACAGATTCGAGCATTACTCAAAGCTTGGTTAGATTACATCCATGTTGAAAATTTGAGTAATGCCAAAGTAGAAGCTGACGATTCAGAACAACCGAACATCTGGGATTCTCTCGTAAATCTAGTAGGCGATAAATTATTAATAGACGAGTCTTTATTTAAAAAACTAAAGCAACCGTTTAAAAGTGCAAAGAACTTTGAGCAAACAAAATTACCATCAATTGCTGTAGCTTTCCCGCAGCTTTATGTAGTTGAATTGAATCGCCGTCAATTTCGCCCGTTGTTCACTATCAACGTTTCCCCAATATTCGAGGGCAATTATCGCAGTAGCGGATGGAATTTAACTGATTATGAGTTTCAGCCTGTTATTCCCAATTTGATGCAGTGGTACGGACTAGAGGAAGAAGCGGCTGAGTCACTGGTAACAAGGGAAGGGTTGAAAGTTTTTCTCGAAACTACTTTCAATCGTCCCTTTAAAACGCTACAAGATTTTATGGGGCTGATTGAAATACCGCCGTTTCCCGTGCGGTCAAAACTTCTCCCTTATTTGTTGGATTTTGACTACGCGACTTTTAATTACAACCTCAAAAAAGATTTTCAGAAAATTAGCGACCAGAATTACTTTCAGTGGTCAAGACCAGGACATCCGGCTTACGAGTACCTGTTTGGACAACCAAAAGCACCTCAACATGAAGTACTTTTTTTGGGTGCTTTTCCCAACTCACAGGCGGATGACTATCAAGCACTTGCTCTTAAACATTCGCAGTTAAATCCTATTACTGCTGTGATTGGCCCACCGGGGAATGGCAAGACGACGCTGTTGCTGCATAAGATAGCCCAGCAAGTGGTACATCGAGCAGTGGAATTAGCAACAACGGGTCAAGATAAAAGTAACCTAACTGTGGTAACAAGCACTAACAAATTTGCTGTAAATAACGTTGAGAAAATCTTAGCCAACAACTTGACCTCTGACCGTTTCTACTTATCAGGAGGCTCTAGGGATTTAGTTGACACCCAAGTTTTACCTAATTTGCAAGCTGCACTCGACTGGTTAGCCAAAGAAACGTTTAATTACGATGAATGGGAGTCAGCAAAACAACAGTTGTTAGCTGGTGTTCAGCAAATAGAATCTTATAGAAAACAAGACGAAGACGAGCTGAAAAAGATTTGTGTTGATGAGCAATTATTAGATGAGCTATGCCTTGATATACAATTGCTTGACAAGGCGATAAAGACTTCTGCATTTGAATCTTCGTCACCATTAGAATTTGACCGCGACTACAATAAGTTCCCCCTAGAAGCTTACCAGCAGATAGGACAATATCTTGACAGTGCTAGGCGTTCTTTGCCGTCTGAAGATTACAGGGAGAATAAGAGTAGAAATGACTTCTGGTTTGTCAAGCTTTTGCAGACGATTAAACGATTCTGGCAGTCGATAACCAAAACCAGCGCACATCATGTTCTCAAACGCTTGCACAAACAGATAGAGATGCCTGTGTTAGCGACGCTGGCCACCCCTTTTCAATTTCAAATCCCACTAACAACTGAATCTCTCATCGCCGCCCAGCAGAGTGTTGACCAGCTTATTGCAGAAGCATCTTTTTGGCAGCAACAACAGAATGGTATTGACAGCACACAACAGCAGCTCTCCTCAAGAAAGCAGCAACTCAAAGACCTGATTACTCGCCGTTCTCAAATCGAAAACCGACTCGCTACTTATCCCACCAAAGATTTTTACAGTCGTTTCTACAGCGAATTACACTTGCAGCAAGTAGAATTATTTGAGTTGTCTTGGCAATTTCAGCAACAAGAAGCTCTGCGACGGAAAGACGAGGTGATAGCTTCCATAAGAACTTACATTGCATTATTGAATGGCGAATGGGATGCTTACCGTCAGTTAAGTCATAATTGGAGAAACATTTATCGGGATATCAGCCTGTTATTTCCGGTGTTCCTTTGCACTTTGCACTCCATCCGCAATTTGTTACCCTATCCCGATAGTGGCTGTATTGACCAAGTAATTGTAGATGAAGCGGGTCAGATTCCGCCGCATCAAGTTTTTCCAGTTTTAGTGAGGTGTAATCGGGCTTTGATTGTTGGCGATCCATTGCAATTGGAGCCGGTTGTTAATTTAAGTGACCAGAAGAAAGATGAATATCGCAGCAAGTCGTTTCTAGAACAGGGGCTAACAGATGTAGATTATGACCGCTACAGCCCCACAGCAACAACAGCTTATCACCGAGCAGCTGGGGGATCAGGGCAACCGCAAGATATTGGTCAGGGCATTATCCTTAAATATCATTACCGTTGCGTTCCGGTAATTGCTGATTTTTGCGATCGCTTGTGCAATTACGGAATGGTCATCAAAACTGAACCAAAAGCTTCTCGGTTAGGTACTAACCTGATTGCAAGCCATGTGGAAGGGAAGCTGGAGAACAACGTTAATTGGGCAGAAGTTGATGCAGTAGAAGCGTTGATTGAGGAGTTGTTAGCGGCGGGTTATTGCTTAAATTCTCCTGACTCTGACAACACGATTGGCGTGATTTCACCTTACCGCCGTCAAGTAGATGCGCTCACTCAACGTTTAAAATCTCGCTGGTCAGATTTTTCCCCCAAGAGCATTGGCACAGTTCACACGTTCCAAGGTGGACAGAAATCAGTGATAATTTTCTCGACTCGCCAATACTCTGCAACTGATAGTCTCTGGTTTATTAATCGGCGACCTAATTTACTGAATGTTGCTGTGAGTAGAGCGCGAGAACTGTTTATTCTGGTGGGGAATTTGGCACGAATCTCTGAAGGGGGGTATACCAGAGAGTTAGTGGAATATATCAAGGAATCTGGTGAGATGCGATAA